The following proteins come from a genomic window of Lolium rigidum isolate FL_2022 chromosome 5, APGP_CSIRO_Lrig_0.1, whole genome shotgun sequence:
- the LOC124655836 gene encoding plant cysteine oxidase 2-like, which yields MGAEVGVAGVAVPPAAKRRRVVAAKPMAAAAGRERPRRARRPTAVQRLFQACRAVFQGPGTVPAPSEVDLLRAILDRMRPEDVGLSSDMAFFRARDVAQQNPAITHTTIYKSEKFSMVILFLPQNAVIPLHNHPGMTVFSKLLLGSMHIKSYDWVDPDPAESGASSPDDRLRLAELVVDDDFTAPCDTSVLYPTAGGNMHRFRAIAPCAILDILGPPYSIEEDRDCTYYTDVPYSEHPVTGTELIGSEQEGRRLAWLKEVEMPRDLKMCSVRYGGPQVSER from the exons ATGGGGGCGGAGGTGGGAGTCGCAGGAGTCGCGGTGCCGCCGGCGGCGAAGAGGAGGCGGGTGGTGGCGGCGAagcccatggcggcggcggcagggagggaGAGGCCGCGGCGCGCGAGGAGGCCGACGGCCGTGCAGCGGCTCTTCCAGGCGTGCCGCGCCGTTTTCCAGGGCCCCGGCACCGTCCCCGCGCCCTCCGAGGTCGACCTGCTCCGCGCAATCCTCG ATAGGATGAGGCCAGAAGATGTTGGTCTAAGCTCAGACATGGCATTCTTCAGGGCGAGAGATGTGGCACAACAAAACCCAGCAATTACACACACAACGATATACAAATCAGAGAAATTTTCG ATGGTGATCCTATTTTTGCCGCAGAATGCGGTCATCCCTCTTCACAATCACCCTGGTATGACAGTGTTCAGCAAACTACTACTCGGATCAATGCATATAAAGTCATACGACTGGGTTGATCCTGATCCGGCTGAGAGTGGCGCGTCGTCGCCTGACGATCGAT TGAGGTTGGCAGAACTGGTTGTGGACGATGATTTCACTGCGCCGTGCGACACGTCGGTCCTGTACCCGACGGCAGGGGGCAACATGCACAGGTTCAGGGCCATCGCGCCGTGCGCAATCCTTGACATCCTTGGCCCCCCTTACTCCATCGAAGAAGACCGAGACTGCACGTACTACACGGATGTTCCATACTCCGAGCATCCTG TGACGGGCACTGAACTCATTGGCAGCGAACAAGAAGGCCGGCGTCTCGCCTGGCTGAAAGAGGTCGAGATGCCAAGGGATCTGAAGATGTGCAGTGTCCGTTACGGCGGCCCACAGGTCTCCGAGAGGTGA